The Halorhabdus sp. BNX81 genome includes a region encoding these proteins:
- a CDS encoding ABC transporter ATP-binding protein: MSSTDSSDPSIRKTPAGEATGPDTDAILQTEGLTKHFGGFTAIDGIDFGIDAGQLRCLIGPNGAGKSTLLKLITGRHDASEGRIFFDGQEITDVVPHARVDRGIGMKFQVPSVFESFTAAQNMRLPLQRGEEDDLGAAIDERLGRVGLRNVAETRAGELSHGEQQRLEIGMAAALDPDLLLLDEPVAGLSIEERRDVAELVTSLNDDGIAFVVIEHDIDFVARIADEVTVLHQGRIFREGPIEDIRADPDVRRIYLGGD; the protein is encoded by the coding sequence ATGAGTTCGACTGACAGTAGCGACCCGTCGATCCGGAAGACGCCCGCCGGCGAGGCGACCGGACCGGACACCGACGCTATCCTCCAGACCGAGGGGCTCACCAAGCACTTCGGCGGGTTCACCGCCATCGACGGGATCGACTTCGGTATCGACGCCGGGCAACTGCGCTGTCTGATCGGCCCCAACGGGGCCGGGAAGTCCACGCTGCTGAAGTTGATCACGGGTCGACACGACGCCAGCGAGGGTCGGATCTTCTTCGACGGCCAGGAGATAACCGATGTCGTCCCGCACGCCCGCGTCGACCGGGGTATCGGCATGAAGTTCCAGGTGCCAAGCGTCTTCGAGTCGTTTACGGCCGCCCAGAACATGCGCCTGCCGCTCCAGCGCGGCGAAGAGGACGACCTCGGGGCGGCGATCGACGAGCGCCTCGGTCGCGTCGGCCTTCGGAACGTGGCCGAGACGCGCGCGGGCGAACTCTCCCACGGCGAGCAACAGCGCCTGGAGATCGGGATGGCCGCCGCGCTCGATCCCGATCTACTCTTGCTGGATGAACCCGTCGCCGGGCTCTCGATCGAGGAGCGCCGGGACGTGGCCGAGCTCGTCACCTCGCTGAACGACGACGGCATCGCCTTCGTCGTGATCGAACACGACATCGACTTCGTCGCCCGGATCGCCGACGAGGTGACGGTGCTCCACCAGGGGCGGATCTTCCGGGAAGGACCGATCGAGGACATCCGGGCCGATCCGGACGTGCGGCGTATCTACCTCGGCGGTGATTGA
- a CDS encoding ABC transporter ATP-binding protein, with product MLTCNSLTVAYDATPILRDVDLTVEDGEIVGIIGKNGAGKTTLLKAIIGLLDARSGTIEYRGTPVGRLTPDKRAARGIGYIPQGRDVFPELTVEQNLVVGESINDGAESRYEAVYDYFPVLEERADQAAGTLSGGQRQMLAIGRALVGNPDLLLLDEPSEGVQPSIVEQISEDMRAINADLGTTILFVEQNLGVIQSMADRCYAMERGTIADELDGAAVEDEDTVASYLAV from the coding sequence ATGTTAACATGTAACTCACTCACAGTCGCCTACGACGCGACCCCGATCCTGCGAGACGTCGACCTGACCGTCGAAGACGGCGAGATCGTCGGCATCATCGGCAAGAACGGTGCGGGCAAAACCACACTGCTGAAGGCGATCATCGGGTTGCTGGATGCGCGCTCGGGAACCATCGAGTACCGCGGGACGCCGGTGGGCAGGCTGACGCCGGACAAACGGGCGGCCCGTGGCATCGGGTACATCCCACAGGGCCGGGATGTCTTCCCCGAGTTGACCGTCGAGCAAAACCTCGTCGTCGGGGAGTCGATCAACGACGGCGCGGAAAGTCGCTACGAAGCCGTCTACGACTATTTCCCCGTTCTCGAAGAGCGGGCCGACCAGGCCGCGGGGACGCTCAGCGGCGGCCAGCGTCAGATGCTCGCCATCGGGCGGGCGCTGGTTGGCAATCCGGATCTCCTCCTGCTCGACGAACCATCCGAGGGGGTCCAGCCGTCGATCGTCGAGCAGATCAGCGAGGACATGCGGGCGATCAACGCTGACCTCGGCACGACGATCCTCTTCGTCGAACAGAACCTCGGCGTCATCCAGTCGATGGCCGACCGCTGTTATGCGATGGAACGGGGGACCATCGCCGACGAACTCGACGGCGCGGCCGTCGAAGACGAGGACACCGTCGCCTCCTACCTGGCGGTGTGA
- the hypF gene encoding carbamoyltransferase HypF, translated as MSERTRAVVSVTGVVQGVGFRPFVYRTATDNDLAGQVKNTGDGRVTIVLEGPQSGIDAFLATLRTDPPPLARIEDVTVEDGEPAGLDRFEIVASTDSTGGAGTIPPDTAMCDSCLEDLRDPDSRFHGYWATACVDCGPRYTVIRELPYDRPTTSMDDFPMCGQCRADYEEPSDRRYHAQTIACPECGPTLSLLDGDGNARADGDDAIERAGQRLADGELVAIKGIGGTHLACDATDPAVVETLRERTGRPEKPFALMAPDLEAVESVAQVSDTERDALEDTRRPILLLDGRRENRPGWFDSVSPGLHTVGVMLPYSGLHHRLFDHVEGPLVMTSANMPGVPMATDRETILADLDGVIDAALVHDREIVMRCDDSVARFAGGERRFVRRSRGWVPESLPLPSSTETAHDVLALGAEFDATVALTQDGAVVPSQYIGDVDNPETVEYLRETVSHLRDLLGTDPDVVACDAHPEFLTTQEAGAYADREGMAGPIQVQHHHAHAASLLAERERKRAIVIAADGTGYGPDGSIWGGEVLDATLADHDRVGGLSAFELPGGTAAIERPPRILASLLDDDDRIDELLLERGTVETAGEAATVRKQVEQDINSPTTTSAGRLLDAVSALLGVCTERSYEGEPAMKLESAAVDGAVLDYDIPYATRDGNRVLDTRQLVRDLDAMADDHPIADVAATAQWALARGLAELSVAVAADRGVDAVGFTGGVAYNDAITRTIRERVETAGLDFLGHDRVPPGDGGIAYGQVAVAAAGASRE; from the coding sequence ATGAGCGAACGGACGCGAGCGGTCGTCTCGGTGACGGGCGTCGTCCAGGGTGTGGGATTTCGCCCGTTCGTCTATCGGACGGCGACCGACAATGACCTCGCGGGTCAGGTGAAAAACACCGGCGACGGACGGGTTACGATCGTTCTGGAGGGCCCCCAGTCGGGCATCGACGCGTTCCTCGCGACCCTCCGGACGGATCCGCCGCCGCTGGCCCGAATCGAGGATGTGACGGTCGAAGACGGCGAGCCGGCGGGTCTCGACAGGTTCGAGATCGTCGCTTCGACCGACTCGACGGGGGGAGCGGGGACGATTCCGCCAGACACGGCAATGTGTGACAGCTGTCTCGAAGACCTGCGTGATCCCGATTCCCGGTTTCACGGCTACTGGGCGACCGCCTGCGTGGACTGTGGCCCGCGATATACGGTCATCCGGGAGTTGCCCTATGACCGTCCAACCACGTCGATGGACGACTTTCCGATGTGTGGCCAGTGCCGGGCGGACTACGAGGAACCGAGCGACCGCCGATACCACGCCCAGACGATCGCCTGTCCCGAGTGTGGGCCGACGCTCTCGCTGCTCGACGGCGACGGGAATGCCCGCGCCGACGGTGACGACGCCATCGAGCGGGCTGGCCAGCGACTTGCCGACGGCGAACTGGTAGCGATCAAGGGGATCGGTGGGACCCACCTGGCCTGTGACGCGACCGACCCGGCCGTCGTCGAGACGTTGCGCGAACGAACGGGCCGTCCCGAGAAGCCCTTCGCGCTGATGGCCCCCGATCTGGAGGCGGTAGAGTCCGTCGCCCAGGTCTCGGATACCGAACGCGACGCGCTCGAAGACACGCGCCGGCCGATCCTGCTGCTCGATGGACGGCGAGAAAATCGACCGGGTTGGTTCGATAGCGTCTCACCGGGACTGCACACCGTCGGCGTCATGCTGCCGTACTCCGGATTGCATCACCGCCTTTTCGATCACGTCGAGGGCCCGCTGGTGATGACCAGCGCCAACATGCCCGGCGTGCCGATGGCGACCGACCGTGAGACGATCCTCGCCGATCTCGATGGCGTGATCGACGCCGCCCTCGTCCACGACCGTGAGATCGTGATGCGGTGTGACGACAGCGTGGCTCGGTTTGCCGGGGGCGAGCGGCGGTTCGTCCGTCGGTCGCGCGGGTGGGTCCCAGAGTCGCTCCCGCTGCCGTCCTCGACCGAGACGGCCCACGACGTGCTCGCTCTCGGGGCGGAGTTCGACGCAACTGTCGCGCTGACCCAGGACGGTGCGGTCGTCCCCTCGCAGTATATCGGCGACGTCGACAACCCCGAAACGGTCGAATATCTCCGAGAGACCGTCTCCCATCTGCGAGACCTGCTCGGTACTGACCCCGACGTGGTGGCCTGTGACGCCCACCCCGAGTTCCTGACGACCCAGGAAGCGGGAGCATACGCCGACCGTGAGGGAATGGCGGGACCGATTCAGGTCCAGCATCATCACGCTCACGCCGCCAGCTTGCTGGCCGAGCGCGAGCGCAAGCGCGCAATCGTGATCGCCGCTGACGGGACAGGCTACGGCCCGGACGGGTCGATCTGGGGCGGTGAAGTGCTGGACGCCACCCTCGCGGATCACGATCGCGTCGGCGGCCTCTCGGCGTTCGAACTCCCCGGTGGGACGGCCGCGATCGAACGGCCGCCTCGCATCCTGGCGAGTCTGCTCGATGACGACGACCGGATCGACGAGTTGCTCCTTGAGCGCGGTACGGTCGAGACGGCTGGCGAGGCGGCGACCGTCCGGAAACAGGTCGAGCAGGACATCAATTCCCCGACGACGACCAGCGCAGGGCGATTGCTCGACGCGGTGAGTGCGCTTCTCGGCGTTTGCACCGAGCGCAGCTACGAAGGTGAACCGGCGATGAAACTCGAAAGTGCGGCGGTCGACGGTGCCGTCCTCGACTACGATATTCCGTACGCGACGCGGGACGGTAATCGAGTGCTCGACACCCGACAGCTCGTTCGTGACCTCGACGCTATGGCCGACGATCACCCGATCGCCGACGTGGCCGCGACTGCCCAGTGGGCGCTGGCACGTGGACTGGCCGAGCTGTCCGTCGCGGTCGCCGCGGATCGTGGGGTCGACGCCGTAGGGTTCACCGGCGGCGTCGCGTACAACGATGCGATCACCCGGACGATCCGCGAACGGGTCGAGACGGCCGGGCTGGACTTTCTGGGCCACGACCGCGTCCCGCCTGGCGACGGCGGGATCGCCTACGGGCAGGTGGCCGTCGCGGCCGCCGGAGCGAGCCGAGAGTAA
- a CDS encoding MFS transporter gives MEEIDNRTYWLIAVFLFVGVSGATIQARGALVPTFEDFFGVTKSTLGLITPVGTVGYLAAMLALGSASGRVDIRRFLLVGVALTGLSLLLIGAAPSFIVLLGLVGMRSLATGIVRALDRPTLSHLYPESRARIFTLQEMTWAVGAMLGPILVTAVLSQYSWQATYLVLAALTVPVFVLVWRLDAPTGTTNERTFERSDLRPLLSQPSVYGMVIALIFVGGIESIYFTWLPSYADTTFSGWITGIVLSIYLAAYVPGRFVFSQLSDQYSFTRVLVVTSILLTVLTYIAFTAAEGALLLGSIFGIGLLISGLFPTLISMGIESMPSFSGPVNVVANVATQVGFSTAPVIVGVLADATSIETAILVQIGLAGLLAVVMLVLELGPTGTASATA, from the coding sequence GTGGAAGAGATAGATAATCGTACGTACTGGCTGATCGCAGTCTTCCTGTTCGTCGGGGTCAGTGGTGCGACGATCCAGGCCCGCGGCGCGCTCGTCCCGACCTTCGAGGATTTCTTCGGGGTGACCAAGAGTACGCTGGGACTGATTACCCCGGTCGGGACTGTCGGGTACCTGGCCGCGATGCTGGCGCTGGGCTCGGCGAGCGGGCGGGTTGACATCCGGCGGTTTTTGCTCGTCGGCGTCGCGTTGACCGGGCTGTCGTTGCTGTTGATCGGTGCCGCACCGAGTTTCATCGTCCTCTTGGGGCTTGTCGGGATGCGGAGTCTCGCGACGGGGATCGTCCGGGCACTGGACCGCCCGACACTGAGTCATCTCTATCCGGAGTCGCGGGCGCGGATCTTCACCCTCCAGGAGATGACGTGGGCGGTCGGCGCGATGTTGGGGCCGATCCTCGTGACTGCGGTCTTGAGTCAGTACTCCTGGCAGGCGACCTATCTGGTGCTTGCGGCGCTCACCGTCCCCGTGTTCGTGCTTGTGTGGCGGCTCGACGCGCCGACCGGGACCACGAACGAGCGGACGTTCGAGCGCAGCGACCTCCGGCCGCTGTTGTCCCAGCCGAGCGTGTACGGGATGGTGATCGCACTGATCTTCGTTGGCGGCATCGAGAGCATCTACTTCACCTGGTTGCCGAGTTACGCGGACACGACGTTCTCCGGCTGGATCACCGGCATCGTTCTCTCGATTTACCTGGCGGCGTACGTCCCCGGACGGTTCGTTTTCAGTCAGCTCAGCGACCAATACAGCTTCACGCGAGTGCTCGTCGTGACGAGTATCCTCCTGACCGTACTGACCTATATTGCCTTCACCGCCGCGGAAGGGGCGTTGTTGCTCGGCTCGATCTTCGGCATCGGCCTCCTGATTTCGGGGCTGTTCCCGACGCTCATATCGATGGGCATCGAATCGATGCCCTCGTTCTCGGGTCCGGTCAACGTGGTCGCCAACGTCGCCACCCAGGTCGGGTTCTCCACCGCGCCAGTAATTGTGGGCGTGCTTGCCGACGCGACATCGATCGAGACCGCGATCCTCGTCCAGATCGGACTGGCAGGTCTGCTCGCCGTAGTCATGCTCGTCCTCGAGTTGGGACCCACGGGAACCGCTTCGGCGACCGCATGA
- a CDS encoding MFS transporter, producing the protein MSEQASRRAWTVVLFAFVAIDGAIIQARGALVPVFKDVFPVTESQLGLVTPVGTVGFVLAMLVFGTASGRIDIKRFLVISVAATIGSVLLLGLSPTYLLLLVFFGIRSFSTGIFRSLDRSVLSHLYPNSRARVLSLHTMIWAVGATLGPLLVTVVMWEFSWRVTYLVLAVALVPVLVALWRLDRPDSLDNERSLELDDVRVLLREPAIYGMAIALVFVGSMESVFFNWLPYYAEGLFSENVANLTLSIYLAAYVPGRLAFSYLAERYRFSDLLVGVGVVLVVAMYAALVHAAGPTLLALIFVIGFFISGLFPTLISMGIESRPSFTGPVNVIANVAAQTGFFIAPATVGVIAEATTIGTAMSLQIGLASALVVIAIALKLGPLAGQSAPKQA; encoded by the coding sequence GTGAGTGAGCAAGCGTCTCGGCGGGCCTGGACCGTGGTGCTGTTCGCGTTCGTCGCGATCGACGGGGCGATCATCCAGGCTCGCGGTGCCCTGGTTCCGGTCTTCAAGGACGTCTTTCCGGTGACCGAGAGCCAATTGGGGCTGGTCACGCCGGTCGGCACCGTCGGGTTCGTGCTTGCGATGCTCGTCTTCGGGACGGCAAGCGGGCGGATCGACATCAAGCGCTTTCTCGTTATCAGCGTCGCGGCGACGATCGGTAGTGTCCTCCTTTTGGGCCTCTCGCCGACCTATCTCCTTTTGCTTGTGTTCTTCGGGATCCGGAGTTTCTCGACGGGCATCTTCCGGTCGCTCGATCGATCGGTGCTGAGTCATCTCTACCCGAACTCGCGGGCGCGGGTGTTGAGCCTGCACACGATGATCTGGGCCGTCGGCGCGACGCTCGGCCCGCTGTTGGTAACCGTCGTGATGTGGGAGTTTTCCTGGCGGGTCACGTATCTCGTGCTTGCGGTCGCGTTGGTCCCGGTCCTGGTCGCGCTCTGGCGGCTCGATCGCCCCGACTCACTCGACAACGAGCGCTCGCTCGAACTGGACGACGTGAGAGTCCTGCTCCGGGAGCCGGCGATATACGGCATGGCGATCGCGCTGGTCTTCGTCGGCAGCATGGAGAGCGTCTTTTTCAACTGGCTGCCCTATTACGCGGAGGGACTGTTCAGTGAAAACGTTGCCAATCTCACGCTGTCGATCTACCTGGCAGCGTACGTCCCCGGTCGGCTCGCGTTCAGCTATTTGGCCGAGCGCTATCGGTTCAGCGACCTGCTCGTCGGCGTCGGGGTCGTCCTCGTGGTCGCGATGTACGCGGCGCTCGTCCACGCCGCCGGGCCCACGCTGCTGGCGCTGATCTTCGTGATCGGCTTTTTCATCTCCGGGCTGTTCCCGACGCTCATCTCGATGGGCATCGAGTCCAGGCCCTCCTTTACCGGCCCCGTCAACGTCATCGCCAACGTCGCGGCCCAGACCGGCTTCTTCATCGCCCCGGCTACCGTCGGCGTGATCGCCGAAGCGACGACCATCGGCACCGCAATGAGTCTCCAGATCGGTCTGGCCTCGGCGCTGGTCGTGATCGCCATCGCACTCAAGCTAGGTCCATTAGCTGGGCAGTCCGCCCCGAAGCAAGCCTGA
- the nrdR gene encoding transcriptional regulator NrdR produces MDCPDCGNDRTHVLDTEPSADGTSIRRRRECQECGFRFTTYERPEWESLQVKKRDGAIEPFDRAKLRAGIERATEKRPVDEQAVTAIVDAIHDELTDNEGRIVTTTQIGDLVSEHLRERDQVAYLRFVSVYEAFADPEEFRRELDAVIDAETDPPDDSDT; encoded by the coding sequence ATGGACTGTCCCGACTGCGGGAACGATCGCACGCACGTCCTCGACACGGAGCCAAGCGCTGACGGCACCTCGATCCGTCGTCGCCGGGAGTGCCAGGAGTGTGGCTTCCGGTTTACCACCTACGAACGCCCCGAATGGGAGTCCCTGCAGGTGAAAAAACGCGACGGAGCCATCGAACCGTTCGATCGCGCGAAACTCAGGGCGGGCATCGAACGTGCCACCGAGAAACGTCCCGTCGACGAGCAGGCGGTGACAGCGATCGTGGATGCCATCCACGACGAGCTCACCGACAACGAGGGACGGATCGTCACCACGACGCAGATCGGCGACCTGGTCTCCGAGCACCTGCGCGAACGCGACCAGGTCGCGTACCTCCGCTTTGTCTCGGTGTACGAGGCGTTCGCCGACCCGGAAGAGTTCCGACGGGAACTCGACGCCGTCATCGACGCCGAGACCGACCCGCCCGACGACTCAGACACATGA